The genome window CATCTATAAGGAGGacatgaagaaaaatccatggagctacagacctgtcagcctgacctcggtgccggggaaggttgtggagcagatcatcctgagcgtCATCACagggcacatgcaggacaaccaggggatcagggccagccagcgtggggttatgcaaggcaggtcctgcttgactaacttGGTCTCCTCGGACAACCAATGACCCCTTTAGTGGAtgcaggaaaggctgtggatggtgcCTACCTGGACCTTAGCAAAGCCCTTGACACCGTTTCCCAGAGCATCTCCGGGAGGAActggtgcccagggctgggacgggtgtgctctgcgctgggtaacaagctggctgggtggccgGGCCCAGAGcgtggtggggaatggagtcacatcccgctggcgccgggcacaggtggtgtccccagggaccagcgctggggccagtcctgtttgaTGTCTTCATCAGGGACCTGGACGAGGGGCTGGAGCGCACCCGCAGTGGGTTTGCAGAGGACACGAGCTGGGGGCagtgtgacctgctggggggcagggggctctgcagggggtctgggcaggccgggccgaggggccgaggccagttgtatgaggccCAACAGGGctgagtgccgggccctgcccgtgggtcacaccagccccccacagcgctgcgggctgggggcagggggctgggaactgcccggcggggaagggcctgggggggctggtcggcagccagctgggcatgagccccccgtgtgcccaggtggccacggcggccagcagcgccctggccggtgtcagcagcagcgtggccagcagggccaggcagtgcccgtccccctgtgccgggccctggtgcggccgcccctcgagccctgggctcagcgttgggcccctcacccccaggcagacccggaggggctggagcgtgtccagagccgggcaggggctggggaaggggctgcggcacagctcggggcgggggggggagctggggggggtgcACAGTTTGGAAAAGGGGAAGCTCAGAGGGGACCTTctcgctctctacagctgcctggaaggaggctgtagcgaggGGGgatctctctcttcccccagataacaagtgatgggacaagaggaaGTGGCCTCAAGCTGTGCCGGGGGAGGTTTGagctggatattaggaaaaatttcctcaCTAAAAGGGCTgtccagcactggcacaggctgcccagggaagcagtaGAGTCGCCATCCATgggggtatttaaaagacatgtaaatGTGGTGCTgagggacgtggtttagtggtggacttggcagtgctgagttgatggttggacttgatcttgaacgtcttttccaacctaatgATTCTGTGAGTCTATGAACCATTCCCAAACCCTCCCCATGCCTCTAGGGATCCCCTCAGCCAAAAATGGGCCCCCCACATCCCACTGGGAGAGGCTTTAAGGAGCTGCCACCGTTGGCTGTgatggcagaagcagcaggagaggggctggggctggagcccacACAGCCACcatggggctgcagcacagccggggccaggctgagctgaaatggagcacccagccctgggctggggaccaggggaggctgctcagggccatCAGGGCCTCCGGGAGGTGCAATGAGATCCTCGGGTctctgctgccacagcccccgTGTTCGGGCAAGCCTCCCACTGACCTGCTGCCCCTCCAGGGACCCCTTTCCCAGCCACAACTTGGAGGGTGCAAAATGCCACCACACGTGTCCCCAAGCATCCATGTGTCATCTTTGGCACCTCCTGCAGTCGGATCCCCCTGTGGCACCACCTAGACCCTGCAAGACTGAGGTGCCACAGCCCCAGGGTGCTGAGCCCAGACCTGCCCCCGGATGTCTCTGTCCCAGCTGCCCCAGAGAGAGGTGCGTCAGAGATGTCTCTGTGGGCAGAGGACGTGGCTGGGGAGGGACCTCAGCCCCTGCGGAGTTGTGGCACCAAGCCCCCTCCCAGAGGCTGGCTGAGCTGACTCCTGCCCACATATCCCCAAGGTGAAAGACATCTCCCAACAGAGGTTGACAACTGTCACTAGTGGCTGCAGACTGTCCCCCCCATAAACCCCATGATGAAGCTCCACCCACATGGTAGATGCAAGTCCCTATGCTCAAATGATGTCCCTGCATGTCTAGGAAGCTCCGTGGTGGCCCAGACACCCAAAAAACCAGGGCCAAGTAGCGCCTGCATATCTAAGTGCAGCACTTGCCCCCACGTCAGGACAAGCATTGACGCTGGGGACAATCGGGAAGGGCCAAGAGGGTGGTGGGGACAGGTCTagcagggagagggcaggcGGCAGTGAGAGCACATTGGTGAGACGTGGGGGCAGTGGGAGAGCTGCCACCGTGGAGGGTTGCAAAAGGGATGAGGGACCCTGCCGCCTTTCCCTAAATAGAACAATCTTCCCTGATTGCCACACGCCGCGGGGACACGCggggccaggcagtgctggccaTTGCCCCAGCCGTGGCCTCTGGCCCAGGACGGGGGCAGTGGGGGGGTGGCCCCATCCCCGCTcccctgcaggcagcaaggaCTCTGTGCCGCAGCTGTGGGAGGTTCACACCGCGGCATCAGGTCTGCGCCCCCGTGCCTGTCCCTGCCCGGCTGGGGGACAGCCCGGCGGAGAGGGCTGTCTGCGGGGACCCCCATGGCTGGGGGTCGGTGCGCTCCTCTGTCCCCAGACCCCCCCCGCGGGACCCACATTGCAGCACGTCCCCGGTGGGATTTTCCATACGTCTGCAGAAGGGGTTGCTCAACGTCCGCAGAGGGTTCACGCCCCGAGCGCGTGGCAGCGAGAAGGGGGGCAGAGGTGAGGgccccccagtgctgctgcctacAGCCTGCCCAGCGCGGGGCCAGAGCTGCCCCCACGCTCCTGGTGCCCCGgcggtggggtgggctggggtgggctggggtgggctgggtggggggaggccCCGGCACCTGGCTGCCTGTCGCCCCGCTCCCGgtgcggggccgcggcgggacCCCCGGCCAGCTCGGGCGAAGGCCACGGGGAGGCTGTGCCGGGCGGGTGGCACAGAGCCAGGGACACGGCGCGGCCgagccccagctgggctggagccaaGCCCGTCCCCGCGGCCATCGCGGCCGGCCGGCCggctggcaggaggggacagccGAGGGGGGacgtgccccagccccgcataaataaaaagcccccggcggggccggggagcAGGCGGCACCCTGAGGAGAGCCCGGGCCAGCGCTGCCGGAGCCGTGCCAGCGGGGCCATGGAGCAGTACTTCTCAGCCACCCAGAAGATGGAGCAGGAGGTGATGTTCCCCAGCCTGCTCCGAGGGGTCTTCCCGCAGCAGGAGGGGGCGGCCCCGGCTGCGGGCGGCCACACGGACCTCTACGAGCGCTACCAGCTCCTCAAGGCCATCAAGCCCGTGGTGGAGAAAGGCCTGGCCTCTGTCACCGACCAGAGCCAGACCGGCGCCGGCACCGACGCGTCCTCAGCCGACGCCGACGCCATGGACGCCCAGCTGGAGGAGCGCCTGTCGCGCCACCTGGCCGGTCTGCAGCAGGTCCTCACCCACCTCACCAGGGACACCAACGCCCTCACCCGGAGGTACAGCCAGATCCTGGAGCAGATCAGCCCCAGCGAGGGACAGCCCAGCTGGTGACACTGCCACGGCTGCCAGGTaagagctggggggctgcggagCCCACGGGCGCTGCCGGGTCAGGGGGTGCCTGATGTCCCCAGAGGGGTCTGCGTGACTGCAGGGGTGGCCAGCTCCTGGGAAGTGCCTTGAAATGGGGACTGCCCTTTCAAGAGCTGGCAGATTTCCGTCTGCACGCCGAAGGCGGGGACTCATCCCATCCCTCCGTGCAGAGACTTTGGGGCTTCGGGGTACACGGACCCAGGCTTGGTGGGCCAGGTCTCTCACGGGGGGTGGCCTTTGGGGTTAAGGACAGCCTCCGTTGCAGGATGGGTGCTGGTGGCACGAAGGAGAGGACGTCCCCATCGCTGACCATCGCAggctcttccccagccccgctcgcCCTCCCCGCACGGCGGCAGCTGGTCTCCCAGCGCTGGCACCGCGCGCCGGCAGCAGCTGCGAGCACCCGAGAGCCGGACGGTGCCTTATCCTCATAGGAAGAAGCACCTGGCAGTGCCAGGAGTCCATCGGAAGAGCCGCAGGCTCGTGCCCtcctctttattttcaaagagcGGCACGAAGGCGGCAGCGCTGTGGAGCGGCCCCGACCTGCCATGGGCCCCTGCGACCGCCGAGCCCTTTTCCAGCTGGTACCTGGACCGCGAGGGCCATTTCCCCGGTCTTTGCTAATAAAACAAGCCCTGTGAAGCCATTGTCGCTGTGGTGCTTTGCCTGGCCGGCACCCTCGGGGAGTGCCCCAGTGTGAGGCAGGGGACAGTGGCTCTGCTGGGAGGGGCCCTTCCAGTGCGATGATGGGCCATTAGAAGGGACAAAGAATGACAGTGATGGGAAGGtgtgggttggaaggcaccttcgGTGACCATCTtgcccagcctcctgccctgggcacgGACAACTTCCACTCGGTCAGGTAGCTCAGGGCCCCGGCCAACCATGGGGCATCCGCAACGCgtctgggcaacctcttcctgtgcctcaccaccctcagccTCAAAACCCTCTTCCTTGTGTTGGCAGCAACACCAGCACGAGCTGGTCCCCGCTTTCCATGGGCAAAAGGGTGTGAATCCGCCCAACGCACGGCCCGGCCACGCAACAGCGAGGCGGACACTGAGCCCCACTGCTGTGCACCCAGAGGGGAGGGACGGAGACACCAGCCCACGCGCAACACAGCCACCACCTTCAGGGCTCTCTGCAACGCTCTGCCCACGCTGTGCCACCGCCgctggtgctgctctgtgccccaGAGCTCCCCACGCCTTGCTCCTGCCCATCAGGGCTcctgccccggggctgccccgcgcGGGGCTGAGCCTGGGCACCGGCCCCcaggggcagcggggctgcagggctcGGCACCTCTGACAAGCGCCTGCCCCCGGGACCCCAAACCCCTCTCTGGGGTTGCGTTCGTTGGAGGTTCCCATCTCCTCTCGCCTGATCAGGCCATTTCTCCCGGATGTCACGACCGCATGGGCTTTGCCTTGTCCTCCCCGAGCGCAGGCGGTGGTGACAGGGTCTCCAGGCCCGGTGGCCGGGGGGCCACGGGCtcgggcaggggctgctgggggccgGATTCAGGGCTGCCCAGCATCTGAAAGGTGCTGAGTGGGTTGGAGCAAGGACAAGAACAGCCCTAGTGGGGTTCGGGAGGCAGAGATATGGGGGCATCTAacagcaggcagtgccagggaCAGCTCGGCGACACTCAGCGACACAGGAGTGGTGGCGTTTTCCTCCCTCTGAGCCACACGCCAGGGGACGGGCTCCCCAGGAGGATGGCAGGTTAGGGCAAGGCTCGCCCAAACGCCGAGTCTGCAGCCGCAGAGACCCGACGATCTCATTGCACCTCCCGGGGGCTCTGCACCGATGTTACTCCGCGTGGCCAGGCTCCTCCAGGTGACATCCCTCGTGGGTCTGAAGCCCTCGTTGCTTTTCTGGGAAGGGAACGTTGGCATCTACAAAAGTGTCTGCCGACCCGCAAGTGCCCCAAAACGTGGGCAaacacaagtcctgccagccaGTGTGAGGATTCTGAGGCACATCTGCCTTTGTGTGGCCCATCAGCCCTGGCAAGAGACACGGGATGTCCCCAGAAAGGTCCATGACCTGGGGCAGCGGGAGGGACACGCCGGTGACTTTGGGGCCACTGGCAATCCCCCAGGACCCCCGGGTCCCTGTCTGCGAGCCGCTGCCTGGCCGGCCAGCCCCGAGCCCGCGGGTCACGGGAACCGCTGCCTGCCCCGACTGCAGGGCCCTGCGCCACGCCGCCCCGGGCTGCGTCCGGCCCCAACgggcctgctgctgcccaccgcGCCGGGGCACGGCTGGTCAGGGGCGCGGGTGGTCGCAGAAAAGGGCTTTGCCACTGGCAAACGCCGCGCAGGTCCCTGGTGGGATGAGGGCAGCCGGGGCAGCCCAGGCCCCCCGGCGTGGCAGGGGGTGCTGCCTCGGTGCTGCCCGGGAAGGGCTCCTGGGGCCCCGGCGCTGGGGCCAGCTGCCGTGGGGAAAGCACCCTTCCCGCTCGCATCGCTGGGCACAGCGGGATGGCGGGTTTATTTGTAGCTGGTTAGCGACATCTAATTAACCCTAAGGCTGTGGCCCGGGCACACGGGCCAGTAGaaggaaggcaagagaaaaagccCGGTTGTGACCCAAAACGTTAAATACCCAAGAAATTCAAAATACCCTTCTGTAAGCAGcctcggggggtggggggtggggacacacacccttcccctctgctcagccctcGTGGGACGCATGTGGGTGCTGGGTCCCGGCCCGGCTCTCCGGTCCGGCAGGGACACGGGCGCACTGGAGAGAGTCCAGGGAAGGTCCATGACGGGGATGAAGGAGCAGGAGCATCTTCCAGACGCGCAGaggctgacagagctgggactgttcgGCCTGGAGGACAGAAGGCTTGGGGGGCTCAGCCGTGTGTACAACGACCTAACGGGGGTGTGGAGACGGGCGAGCCAGACTCTTCCCAGCGGTGCCCAGCACCCGCACAACAGCCGACGGGCACAAACCGAAGGACGGGAAATCTCATCCGAGCATAAGACGAGacttctcttcccttccagtCGGAGTGGTCAAACACGGcgacaggctgcccagagaggcacCTGGAGACACCCCGaccccagcccggcacagccccagcGCTGACCCTGCCTGAGCCGGGCTTGGACGGGATCCATCCAGAGGCGCCTTCCGGCCTCTCCAGCACCGACCCCGGCTCcgtccctgcctgctgccccccgTGCTGTCAGcccaggggctggctgcagcctgctcgGGGCATCCCGCCGGGTGGATGCTCGgccaggcctggctgcagcctgggatGCCGGCAGAGCCGCTCTCGGCAGTGTCCCGCAGGCTTGGactcctgccgccgccgcccctccaAGGTCTCTCCTCACTCTGGGGGCTTTCCTGCTTCCTCggggctggctcctgctttcttttcaagtCCCTTTTGTAGTTCCCTGATCACTCTTTCATCCAGCTGATGGCCATCTGCCTCCCAGGCACAACCGGCTTTGGGCAAACACCCCCAGACAAGCATCCCCTGCTCcgtctcttctccctctcttaGCAGGGGTTGTTGCCGAGGCCACTTGCCAAGGGTGGGCTGCGTGAGACCCCCAGACCAGCCCTGAAGCAGGTGGGTGGCCAGGCAGGGCTCACAGGGGGCTCCCCCTCTCTGGATAAACCCACTACTCGCCCTTCTTCCCCGTCCTCAAAACTGCCCAATTCAGTTCACTGCAGTGTGGAGATCTCCAACCGTGAACCCCAAGTGTCTCTTAGGCTCTCAGGTGGCGGTGCTTGTCTTCcagctggctcccagctctCTGTGGTGCCCAGTGCACCATGGCTGTGGCCACAGCAGAGCTCTCCAGGACACCCAGCGCTGCTCACGACGAAGGGCCAGAGATCCCTGGGCCATGGTGACCCCCGTCTCCACCTGCTGTCAGCCCAGCCCATGTCACACTGTGGGTCCCTCCGCCCAGGGCTCCATGggtgtgcccaggtggctgGCTGTATCCCGTTGGCGTTGCCAGCAGCACAAGACACGGAGGTGTCCCGAggcgctgcctgcagctggcaggggtAGCTAAAACCCAGCAGGACCGGGACCTTGGCAACCAGCCACGCGTCTGAGCAGAGGTGTAGTTCCCTGGGCTCTATTTTACCCACCTGATGGTCGTCTTCCTCTTTCACAAAACCACCTTGGGGCAGCGACATCTTCCACTTGATCAGGGTCATCAAAGCCCATCCAACCTGGCTTTAAGCACTTCAAGGGACCCagaacttctctgggcaacctgtgccagcacccTACCAGCCTCGCTGTAAAGGATTTCTCCCCTACGTCGACAGCACTGGCATCAAAAGCAGATCTCTGTTTTCTGGGCAGAAGGTGTGGGTCTGCTGAACGTGGGGCCTAGGCATGCGGCACATTCAGGACGCTCCTCCCCGTCCccccagcagagaggagggcCCAGGAGGGACAGGCACAGAGTGAGGTGAGGCAGTGGCTGCAGTGATGGCTGCAAACAGAGCTCCACTGGCACCATCACCTTTACCAGCGGATCCAAGGAGCTCTGAAGTGCTGTGGAAGCCGCACCCAGGAGCAGAATCAGACCCTGGTGATGAGGCAGTGTGAGGGACCCAACTGTACCCTACCTCGGCACAGCTCCAGGCGGTGAGCAGGGGTGAGGCAATGACACCCCAAGCACAGTGAGAGGCATCCCTGGGGCTCGAGACAATGTTCCAAGGTGCTGCACAGCATGGAAAGTACATGCAGGGAATGTGGCAGTGCAGGAAGAAGCCGGGGCAGGTgctgaaaaccagcacaggaAATTAGTAATTAGCTAAAACATTCACACCTGGAGTGGCCCCTCAGCTGGATGCATCTGGACTTCCAGAGGCACCAGGTACCCTGTAGTGAAATTCAGAAGAGCTGCAGACCGTCAGTGTCTGGAACATGTTTGGGTTCAGTGTGCGGATTCAGGAGCCAACAATCAAGTGAGAAAGTAGAAAGGTTGGATCCTGATCACCAGCAAGGAAAAACTGACATCCGAATGCAAAATATAGAGGCAATTCATTAGGGAGAACATGTATTTTCGCTAGCAGGACAGAATTAATTTCACAGCGAGACTCTGGCTACAACATCTCCAGGGGCTCGTCCAGAGCATGCTCAAGCATTAGGAGACATGCCAATGAGAAATGAGAAGAAGGAACTTCCACAGATTACTTTCTGGGTTTTATAAAACATATGCTGCATGAGCAGCCTTCCATTTTCACAattaaaataactgcaaaagGACTGAATCCAAGTTATTATGCTATTACAAGTATCAGTCACTTATATATTGATACAACATaatggaacagaaaagcaaataattaaacACTAAGTATTTAATCACAGGTTTTATTACATGAAAGCGAGTACTGGTTTATTTTCCAAGCGCCATGGACGGTTAAGCAGCTACAGCCAGCTTACCGAAGTGCTCGGTACAGAGTCAGTTCATCTTGTGATGTGCCACTGCTGGAGAAATCCTCAGCGAATTGGGTGGAAATCCTCCAAAAGCTCTCCTAttctcttcttttctgcaaGAGGCAAGGGGTGGAAGCGGATAAACCTAATCAGTATTTCAGATTAATATTAAAATCTTCAGAATCAAAGTCTTAAGGTTAACAAGCCACcaaaaatctgatttttgcTACTAGCAGTGAACTACTAGCTTGCTGCATGAACTAAATACGTAACTTCTTTTCCACAGggctctccacagctccctGTGAAGAGATCTCAGtattaatgcttttttatttctacatacTCCTTTGGACACGGCACAATGCAGATCACAATCTGAGATCCAGAGTCACCTAACCGTGCGGTATTAGAAAATAGACAATTTTCACCAAAATTTGCCATTGCATTGCTGGGCTCAGTGACTACTTCAGTGAGACGCTGCAGAAGAGCTTCACCAAGGCTCTAAGCCAACAGCAGTTCAGGTGTCCTGCCATTCctatttcttctgctctgcttattttctgaatgttcaTCACACTATTCTGAATTGACAAGCACTGCAATTTTACAAGAATAAAGAGTGAAATGTGATTTTCACAAGAAACCTGTGATttctaattttcattatttcttcttcagtggCACGTGTCTAGtctattcttattttattttggctttgccatttttgtattaaaataagtttttagGAGGAAGAGGTGGTCATCAAGGCAGCTGATCGGCTCAATAAAAGTATCTATTTTCGTATCACAAAATCTTTAATACTGTGGCAATTTAGACTGTGAACAAGCAAGAAAGAGCAGTTAGTATGACTTGctggaaaaggaagattttgCAAGCAACCCAGCAACACTTTTACATACATTAGCACTTATTAAACCAGTATGTTATGGCAGGCTGAGGTCTTTCTGAAAATACCAACTTATTATACCTGCTGTCTTAAAGTCTTCCGGGTGCTGCCTCACGTACTCGAACAGCTCTCTGTCCAGTTTGGCATGTAGGTACTCCGTACGTTTAATAAGGTAATAGCCAACAAACCATCCCACAGTACTGAACAGGATCTGGCGGT of Falco cherrug isolate bFalChe1 chromosome 2, bFalChe1.pri, whole genome shotgun sequence contains these proteins:
- the LOC129735380 gene encoding thyroid hormone-inducible hepatic protein-like yields the protein MEQYFSATQKMEQEVMFPSLLRGVFPQQEGAAPAAGGHTDLYERYQLLKAIKPVVEKGLASVTDQSQTGAGTDASSADADAMDAQLEERLSRHLAGLQQVLTHLTRDTNALTRRYSQILEQISPSEGQPSW
- the NDUFC2 gene encoding NADH dehydrogenase [ubiquinone] 1 subunit C2; translated protein: MLFLPDEARSLPPPPLVNKGSVWLGLTGWVSALLDNSFNHRPVIRAGVHRQILFSTVGWFVGYYLIKRTEYLHAKLDRELFEYVRQHPEDFKTAEKKRIGELLEDFHPIR